The DNA window CAGGTATGGAATGAGGGGTAGAGAGCTGATTAACAACGTTGGTAAAGTGATGATCCAGGGTGGCGGAACGTTTGGTACATTCATGGCAATTGGAACGGGAATAAGATGCTAGTAAAACAAAAGCAAAAGACTAACAACGAACACGAGCATAAAgtaaatgttaaaaaaaaattgttaattacttaattaatctagaaaagagaaaaaggtaCAGTTAATAATATAATCTTCCTCTGATTTGTAACCTTATTAAAaggaaacaaaagaaaatagacCGGgaggaattatttttaaccgagaaaaagaaacctaATTGTACTGCCAAACTACCACAAGTTTTCATTGTATagagcgtttttttttttttttgctcaatgGAGTGATAAATGCATCAATAAATACAACGCGAATGGGAAAAGAGATTCTAAAATGAATAAACCGTATGAAAAGTAGCGGTTAAATGCCGAATACGAAAATTGTCGGCTATTTATTACTAGTTGTAGGAATGATTTATGGAtacttctcttttttttttctctcattttttttttttatgtcgtACAGAAAAAATGTGTATGTGTTCAAAtgcttataaaaaaataacgattcgACGTACCTTCCGTGGCGACAATCGTTGTGTCGTCCATTGGATTCGTTTTTCCCGGAATGTTGAGCCCGAAACTTAGGTGACGTATTTTGTGAGTCATGTTGAATTGCGTTGAAGCGTAAGGCTGAACGTCGTGAACTGGGCAAAATAATAAAAGGCTAATGAATTGAatgagattgaaaatttcaaagttactgaaaagaagaaaaaacgttaTTCCTGTTTATAGGtatcataaataaataatcgaatgATCGCATAAAGATTGAGATGAATATCTGATTACAAACTCCGTTTTATGCataaaaaaaggtaaaaaaaaaaaagaaacacctAGAAAAAGGCAAAcgagttttgttttttaccgtGCACGTGATTGACGGAAAAACTTTCGCCTGGTGCGATGTGAAAACTGCCGCCGACACGATTCACCTCTATGTATCCGTATATTTGACAACCTTCCGCAAAGGCGTGCTTCATTTTCTCAACGGACTTGTCATTTTTGCATTGACTTATGGTTGACGGGTCCGGAAACGCCCATTTCCGCATTCTATAAGCTTCTCTCACTTCTTCGCAAGTGTTGCAGCAcctgaaatttataatttaagaATTATTCAACACAGGTATGAATATACGGACACAAAATACTGTTCAAAATTGTGGATATGAAAGAGGGAGTGTGGTTCTATGGAATTAATATTAAAGTAGTTTATTAACGTATAATGACTATTTGCATAAAGGACTGTGCGACATGTCCTATTAACAAGGAGTCCAGGAGAAGAGAGAGCTAGATTGAATCTTGGCGCGTACGGTCCCGCGCGAGCTCGTCTCGCTACGCAAAACTATCGCTGGCCAATAGATGGTTTCATACTGGCCATTAATCAAGAATATAAATTTGTCTATATATTACAACAAAAATTATGGCCTTGGTTATGCCGAGTCATCAGAGTTTCTGTTGAAACTTATGGAGAATTCAATTACACGAAAACAGTGAAATCAATCGAATTGTTGAAACTTACTTTATTCCGAGCGCTTCACTTGCAGCTCCGTAACAATCTCCGCAAGCCTCGACGGTACTATTTTTCGCTGACTGgacacagaaataaaaatatattctgcGGTAATGGGACAGTAAATGggatggaaaattttgaaaaaatttgtctgGAATATTCAATTTCGCGTCTCTCTCATAGTTGAAACATAAAATGTTCAAGAGtctaaaattaaattgattatCAGTGGTCATTTAGAATCAGGGAAGAGAGATTTGTTTACTTTTTGATGCTCACTGTCCAGTTATTTGAGAatcacaattttcaaaagatccaagattttttaaaagaaaacgCAAAATATTGAGATATTCTGAATACTGACCACTTCAGTAGATTTTTCCGGTGACTTCGTGTTTGCGATGTCTGAAAAAAGGAGAAACAAAATTCGCTTGAAGCTTTCCAAATTATTGATATGTGCAACGTCTATTTTGAACGAAACGTTGTATATTGGAAATTTTGCTCAAGTTGccgaaattttcaatcctttAAATGTCATTGAATTTCTCCGGGTGTTTATGTCGCTGAATTTTGCGAAACAAGCAATATTCGAGGAAATATTGTTCATCTACTTTCCTAATTCTTCATACCAGTTTTTTGCGGCTCCTCAATGGGTTTTCCGTCAAGGTCGAGTCGCCGTTTGAATACATTATGATCTATCTGGAGATGCTGCTCTCCCGTCGTGTCCATTGCGTCCAGGGAAAGTACtacgaaatattgaaaaatccatgtaataaaattgaatacagAGTTCGAAAGATTGCGAATTGTTTTACGTGATTTCAAGCGTATTTTAACGATTCCCTGAGActtcctgaaaattttcgtcgagAACCAATCGTGATTGTTGTTATTCCACTTTctaatttgttttattctacTTACGGTCGCAGGATATTGCTGGCACAATCAAGTCCAAATTAATCCTCAATCTCGAACCCCTCGAAGTATCGACGAACAGTTCCTCGCTCAAACTTGGCGTGAAATAGTCGTTCAATTCGGACATAAAAAGGCCGAAAATTATAGTCGTGCTGATAATGGTAACTGGAATTACATCGGAAgtaaaagaatattaaatttgCCGTTATCATCACAGAGCAGAGCCGAACAAACTGGAATATTAAGTCTATGATGAATTAGAGGAAACATTAATCTAGCAGACGATTATCTCGCGACAGGGAAATTTTGACAGCAGCTTTGTATTTTGTCAAGAGAGAAAACTGTCAATACTGAATGCAGGAGGATGCAGAGAATATTGCGAGAAACCGGAAATATGTGTTTCTAAATATTATCAATCTTCCACGCATCCATGAAAGATATTAAACGcgagtatttatttatttacttgttGAGTCGATTCAACGATTACATgatttttatatgtttttaTAATCGTATAAAATGCGTACCAATCGCTCCGCCGAATGTTTTTACTCTGAAATCTTCGATGGTTTTTGGATAGGCGTCAAACTGACGCAGCTTTTCGGATATCTTCATTTTGTTGAGGTTATATTACAGATGTCTGCGGCATAGACCAGCACACGCCACACGCACTACCGTGCCACGATCGCGGTCCTTCCCACTTTCCAGTTGTATCCACAACAGAGCGCACGCATACATAGAGTCGAATCCCCGCGTGGACAATATACAGAGTCTCGAATGCGAGGAGCGACGGTGCTGCCACAAAATATTGAAGCTCAGCTGCGCGCGCAGCCGTCAACTGGCAGACGGCACTCTCCGATTGGTCCGCATTTGAATCTCTGCTCCTCTACTGCGCGCGCATGCGTCAAATTTCCGCCGACGATAGTGTGTTGTGTGTGTTGGATTCACGGCTAGCCGGCGGGCGGTAATTGCATTAGCGGTATAATTCACATAATTGCCTTATTTGCCACGGGAATCAACGCGCCTACATTTTCACCGGATCGTTTTTCATTCACGCATTTCCCTTCCGTAGTGTTCAAAGTTGACATTTTGAAGTATGTTCGAGGCCTTTTTGGTTCCCATTTCGAAAATTCTGTTTTGCGTAAAGATGCGTTCTTCTAAAGAGTTGACAGTCAGAGTACTGTTTGATATGAACCATCGttattttgtatatttgaatatacatACGTTGTACTCTGTATAAAATTCTTATTCGAgatgtgtataattttacgaTTGGTGATTAGATACAGAGACTAACaccgaattgaaaaaattcatcgacaTATTTTGTACCGCATTGCctttaaatgaaaatacaaatgaactcacaaattttcaaataaatcttTATTGTTACAAAGTTCTTAAGTGGCTTTTTCTTACCTGTTGCCTATTTACacaggtgaaaaataaatgatggTATAtgatgtgtacatatatatatatatatgtatatgtatatgttggtatatatatacatgacaaaatgtttgtgaaaaaatatgatatatatatatacgctaGTATATTATTTCATTGCAAAAAGCACATTTACGGGTTTATTCAgctaatgaaaattaaaagtgaaagaaaatttctcatgACCTTCATTGCTTGTCTATATATATGTTACACAACCAGTTTCGGAGCTAATTAGTGACTTGAAAATATCGCAAAAATATATTAGAATATGTGTACATCATACATAacgtaaagaaaataatatattgatCGGTCAAGAAATGTTATTGAAATGTTATGATTgttattgtaattttcataAAGCAATGGCAAATATaagggagagaaaaataaaatataaataaatacatataatacatatgtatgtaatgCAGAGATATCATTCTTACGCGAAATTATATAGGTGCGGGTACCGCACACAATCATATATTTCATATTAATTAACATCAATATTGTAGTTATATAATACAGCTAATAATTAAATACGGTGTCTTAAAAATATTGGACGGCATAATCTATAACTCATACActtatacaatatacgtaaGGTTACGAATGGTGAACTAAAAATGTCTATAAAGTTATACCTATATAGCTTATTCTTACTATTTATTCACTTATATTTTTGAACTTGTTTGCATTAAGTTTACACATATATTactgttatacatatatatatatatatatatatgcgtgtaaTAATAGAAATACTAAATCTTTTTTCTGATGTTTGCGGACGTGTTTCTCGTATGTACTAGTAAATCCAGTTTACCGGTACCCACTGATGCTCAGTTGCCAACGCCTCCATGGCGGCAACGACTTGTCTGAACGTCTGGTCGAAATCTTCGTTGACGATAACTAAATCTATGTACTTTTCGTACGCTCGCTGTAGAGCCGCCGATTCCTCAAGCGTTGATCTCAGGTCGTCCTCCTgggtaaataaatgaataaacataCAAATAGATAGATTGACCGTTGCGTGAGgagtaaatattaattacttttcatcatcgcagatacttttttctcacacttttttttttataacgatataattattttcatgcgAATAATAATACACAATACTTCATgcgtatttatataatatgtacacgGTCAACATATGAAAAACAAAGTTAGTATATTTTAATCGTGTTTACAAACCTCGTATAGGGATGCGAGTGATTCCAGGGTGCGAGCTCGCCTTGAGCTAAACCTGATGGAGCTTTGTCGGTCAAACTAGCAAAGCCAACATCGACATACGAAAGTaccaaaaaaatgaaaataaaaaaaaattgtgtcaaTCATTACGGGCATTCTCAAattaaagttttaaaaataataattataatagtaATGTACGCCGGGCTTGGTAACGAtgaatacatacatgtatgacACAAAACCTACGGATAGGAAGTAGAGGGCTCACGTTAGAGTATATAGAAATAGATAAATGTATATAGGAACTTTTGTACGGATAAGCTTGagataatttttcactctGGATTCAGtctactgaaaatatttcatcgttAATCGTAACTCTTTCGTGGATGGATttaagtaaaaatataaaaagacATTATTGGAGATCCGTGAAGTtgatataaattgaatatcaaCGTGCAGGGTGATTAACACGAAAtaagttcatttttttatagCTACGTAAGTCaaatatatttgattttacgTTATAGAGAGTTGATTTTTTGGGGGAAACGTTCCTAGGAAAAATTTGccataatttcaaaataagtTTATATAAACGGAAAAAGTTGTTCCAGGAATGACATCTATAGATACTtgatacaatatatatttacacaatGCTACCATGCCAAATCATCAAAATGCTGAAATACGGTTTTATGaagtacaaagaaaaaaacgaatcagCGTTCAATAGGTATCGGAGAAGGCCTTGaagatgtatattttttaaattcttttcttttcacataGAAAGGGTATAACTTGTCGAACTTTTCTAGAAACCATTCAATAATGATAGAATCTATAATGCaaaacaaccaaaaaaaaactaaagagATGCTTACAATTTGTTTCCATTTAAAGTCGCGCCTCTATAGGCTAAATGCGGAATTgacatttataaaaaaaacagccATTATCTATAACATGATTTTATCTGAAATGTCATAACGTCTAGAAACTGGTCCAATTGCTTGTGTACCGATTGCcaatgaacttttttttaccgtcaaaTTTCTGCTACTGGCGCCAGTCGACCTTCCAAGATCGTACAGTGATTTTAACTGCTCCATGCCAGGTGCCGCGATGAATATAACATATGGCATGAACTCCGTGCTGTTGTGGAGTATCTTCAGTGCTGCCGGACTGCAGTCGAGCACGCACATCTTCCCTGCCCTTATCAATTCACGAACCGACTCCAATCTCGTTCCGTACAAGTGCCCACCGTGCTCACCGTGCTCCAAGTAACGGTGCTCCAGTATATCAGATTCCATTGATTCTCGGTCCGTGAACCAGTAGCTCCGTCCGTCTTCCTCCAACACCCTTGGAGGTCGCGATGTGTCTGGAAAAAGTCACTCCAAGATCAGACGAAGACCCTTACTTTGTGACCATGACAGCAATATGAGGATGATATAGTGaacattgtttttttcctgTCTGTGAAGTTGACATTGACCAGTTGTTCCATACTTTCAGAACTCGCAAAAAATCaagaattcaatttgaaagaaaaagtttaattCGAACCAAAATGGAAGATCTAATGAAATTGGCTTTTTGGTGATGACTTAAAAAGTCCCAAGCTTGAAAAATGACAAGAAAACTTATGCAGCCAAGCTACTTGAACTTGGAATCATTTCTCACTACATCAGTTTCATCTTTGATGTTGTGCTACATCTTGTCTGAAAACAATTTCGGAACACCTTAAATCCATATTTTCAGCTGACCGAAGCTTCCCGGAGTTTCAAAGTTCATAAAAGAAGAATTCTAAAGTTGATTCCGGACCAGAAGTGATGACAACGGGAATGTTCATTTTGGTCATGCAAATAAAGTCCTTAAAAATTTGGTGCAATGACAAGAATTCTTCCACTAAAGTTTGCAACTTTGAAGGACATCAAACAACCTCAGTATCATCCTTtgtgttttacaatttttccagaGAGTGAATTGCCATTAGACAGTTTGAAAACCATCTCAATCCCGCTCAAAGCGTCGATTTTTCGGATAAGTGAAGTACATAGTAGACTCACATGGTACAATTGTGCCGAACTTGTCTGGGTCGCTGTTGATGAGTCTGTTTTTGAGGGTTCTCCGTCCGACGCCACGTGGCCCAACGAGAGCTAGAGTCTTGCGTCTGAAGGGCGGCATTCTGGCGACTTCTTCGTAAAGGAGAAGTTCGGCGCTGTCGAACTGCCCATTCAACTTCGACTGGTACATCTTGcgctttttcttcttcgataTTCTTGTGCCGCAGATGCTTATCTTGTGCACGAAATCTGCCTCTGGTGGAACGAACGCCTTTCTACGTTCCTCAAGTTCCAGCGAGGGAATCAGACCAGGAGCACCCAAACCATCGCCCTCAACTCGGCGAGCCTGCCACCAGTTTGGATCTGCTTGATCGACTATCTGCAGGATGTCTCCTTTCTGGAACGGTAAACCGATCTCTCGGCATGGGAGCAACGTGTCTTCGGATGGATCATAGTCGAAAAGAGCTCGCATGTAACACTGCGGATTGAAAAATGGTTTCAAATATCGTTCATTCAATTACAATCGTTCTTTTCACACGTCCAAAATTGGTTCATTTCGATATTTTATGGGAGTAAAGTAACAGGTAATGTGATGCTTACCGATACTTtcgaaaaacagttttatcgATTTGGTTAAATTGACGATAAGAGAAGCTTGCAAAGGGGATAATTACCGTGGATTTTAGGGGCCTTGAACCGTCGTTGGTGAGTCCTGGTCCCAATTTCAACGTCAGGTTCTCCTTGGCTTCATGTATCGCTTGTTGCAGTTCATCCGGTGTGTGAACATCTTTTCCGTTAACTTCTAAAACTATTTCACCGACCCTCAAGAGACCCTGACGCGCCGCTGTACCACCACCCAAGATTCTCGCTATCACGAGGTTTCCTACATCGTCGACTTGCACCGTCAGTccctaaaaataaaaatgaaaatcgaagaATGATGAATTGTGAAACTTTCAAAACCAAAAATCTACTGCAGCCTTGTTATGGCTAGTTAACAAATGTTTATAGTAATTTAACGGATTTCCATTGCTCGCAACTTAGATGTTCATGcattgacttttttttcaaaactcacCAATGGCTCGTCTTGGTTTCTTCGCAGCCCTACGACCCTAACAGCAACGGTTCTGTCATCGGCCGGCATATTGTTGGTTACGAATGATTGATCAGGCGTCGAAGCAGCGTCGCGACGTTCGGCGACCGCGTCGTGGGTTTCGAGCAGGGCTTTGAAATGTGGGTTCTTTAAGAGCCTCGTCAATTCCCTTGCGTTTTGATCGGGTGATGATTTGAAACCGTGCACAATATCGTCAACTATGTCACACGCCTGGCAAACTGGATTCGCAAAACCGGCCGGCGAGTCTTCTAGGCGATCTTGAACCTGTTGGTGCACCAGATtccaaaaatgaataaattattaatgcTTATTTGAAGTTTGTTTTTGCTGTATCATAATATATTCTTGCAACGTATCATgcatcttttttcattttcaaa is part of the Neodiprion virginianus isolate iyNeoVirg1 chromosome 5, iyNeoVirg1.1, whole genome shotgun sequence genome and encodes:
- the LOC124306135 gene encoding endoplasmic reticulum-Golgi intermediate compartment protein 3; protein product: MKISEKLRQFDAYPKTIEDFRVKTFGGAIVTIISTTIIFGLFMSELNDYFTPSLSEELFVDTSRGSRLRINLDLIVPAISCDLLSLDAMDTTGEQHLQIDHNVFKRRLDLDGKPIEEPQKTDIANTKSPEKSTEVSAKNSTVEACGDCYGAASEALGIKCCNTCEEVREAYRMRKWAFPDPSTISQCKNDKSVEKMKHAFAEGCQIYGYIEVNRVGGSFHIAPGESFSVNHVHVHDVQPYASTQFNMTHKIRHLSFGLNIPGKTNPMDDTTIVATEGAMMFQHYIKIVPTTYVRSDGSTLLTNQFSVTRHSRQVSLFTGESGMPGIFFSYELSPLMVKYTEKKKPFGHFATNLCAIVGGVFTVAGLIDSILYHSVKAIQKKIEIGKFS
- the LOC124306132 gene encoding MAGUK p55 subfamily member 2 isoform X4, which codes for MKSVRKGIFTTVYSSYRTKFIRLGHEDNQVTVQDRLEDSPAGFANPVCQACDIVDDIVHGFKSSPDQNARELTRLLKNPHFKALLETHDAVAERRDAASTPDQSFVTNNMPADDRTVAVRVVGLRRNQDEPLGLTVQVDDVGNLVIARILGGGTAARQGLLRVGEIVLEVNGKDVHTPDELQQAIHEAKENLTLKLGPGLTNDGSRPLKSTCYMRALFDYDPSEDTLLPCREIGLPFQKGDILQIVDQADPNWWQARRVEGDGLGAPGLIPSLELEERRKAFVPPEADFVHKISICGTRISKKKKRKMYQSKLNGQFDSAELLLYEEVARMPPFRRKTLALVGPRGVGRRTLKNRLINSDPDKFGTIVPYTSRPPRVLEEDGRSYWFTDRESMESDILEHRYLEHGEHGGHLYGTRLESVRELIRAGKMCVLDCSPAALKILHNSTEFMPYVIFIAAPGMEQLKSLYDLGRSTGASSRNLTFDRQSSIRFSSRRARTLESLASLYEEDDLRSTLEESAALQRAYEKYIDLVIVNEDFDQTFRQVVAAMEALATEHQWVPVNWIY
- the LOC124306132 gene encoding MAGUK p55 subfamily member 2 isoform X3, with product MKTGKEMGSTIVCGCSALQETFRSRGCCTSGYNDRRSNIVAAFNHVRDNIEELGKLQVAADDTDLLFLKGLLDSPVVTSLIKVQDRLEDSPAGFANPVCQACDIVDDIVHGFKSSPDQNARELTRLLKNPHFKALLETHDAVAERRDAASTPDQSFVTNNMPADDRTVAVRVVGLRRNQDEPLGLTVQVDDVGNLVIARILGGGTAARQGLLRVGEIVLEVNGKDVHTPDELQQAIHEAKENLTLKLGPGLTNDGSRPLKSTCYMRALFDYDPSEDTLLPCREIGLPFQKGDILQIVDQADPNWWQARRVEGDGLGAPGLIPSLELEERRKAFVPPEADFVHKISICGTRISKKKKRKMYQSKLNGQFDSAELLLYEEVARMPPFRRKTLALVGPRGVGRRTLKNRLINSDPDKFGTIVPYTSRPPRVLEEDGRSYWFTDRESMESDILEHRYLEHGEHGGHLYGTRLESVRELIRAGKMCVLDCSPAALKILHNSTEFMPYVIFIAAPGMEQLKSLYDLGRSTGASSRNLTEDDLRSTLEESAALQRAYEKYIDLVIVNEDFDQTFRQVVAAMEALATEHQWVPVNWIY
- the LOC124306132 gene encoding MAGUK p55 subfamily member 2 isoform X1, whose protein sequence is MKTGKEMGSTIVCGCSALQETFRSRGCCTSGYNDRRSNIVAAFNHVRDNIEELGKLQVAADDTDLLFLKGLLDSPVVTSLIKVQDRLEDSPAGFANPVCQACDIVDDIVHGFKSSPDQNARELTRLLKNPHFKALLETHDAVAERRDAASTPDQSFVTNNMPADDRTVAVRVVGLRRNQDEPLGLTVQVDDVGNLVIARILGGGTAARQGLLRVGEIVLEVNGKDVHTPDELQQAIHEAKENLTLKLGPGLTNDGSRPLKSTCYMRALFDYDPSEDTLLPCREIGLPFQKGDILQIVDQADPNWWQARRVEGDGLGAPGLIPSLELEERRKAFVPPEADFVHKISICGTRISKKKKRKMYQSKLNGQFDSAELLLYEEVARMPPFRRKTLALVGPRGVGRRTLKNRLINSDPDKFGTIVPYTSRPPRVLEEDGRSYWFTDRESMESDILEHRYLEHGEHGGHLYGTRLESVRELIRAGKMCVLDCSPAALKILHNSTEFMPYVIFIAAPGMEQLKSLYDLGRSTGASSRNLTFDRQSSIRFSSRRARTLESLASLYEEDDLRSTLEESAALQRAYEKYIDLVIVNEDFDQTFRQVVAAMEALATEHQWVPVNWIY
- the LOC124306132 gene encoding MAGUK p55 subfamily member 2 isoform X2, with translation MVRLFRRKERPDDRHLLASMDAVNGAKTQHQVDNAAFNHVRDNIEELGKLQVAADDTDLLFLKGLLDSPVVTSLIKVQDRLEDSPAGFANPVCQACDIVDDIVHGFKSSPDQNARELTRLLKNPHFKALLETHDAVAERRDAASTPDQSFVTNNMPADDRTVAVRVVGLRRNQDEPLGLTVQVDDVGNLVIARILGGGTAARQGLLRVGEIVLEVNGKDVHTPDELQQAIHEAKENLTLKLGPGLTNDGSRPLKSTCYMRALFDYDPSEDTLLPCREIGLPFQKGDILQIVDQADPNWWQARRVEGDGLGAPGLIPSLELEERRKAFVPPEADFVHKISICGTRISKKKKRKMYQSKLNGQFDSAELLLYEEVARMPPFRRKTLALVGPRGVGRRTLKNRLINSDPDKFGTIVPYTSRPPRVLEEDGRSYWFTDRESMESDILEHRYLEHGEHGGHLYGTRLESVRELIRAGKMCVLDCSPAALKILHNSTEFMPYVIFIAAPGMEQLKSLYDLGRSTGASSRNLTFDRQSSIRFSSRRARTLESLASLYEEDDLRSTLEESAALQRAYEKYIDLVIVNEDFDQTFRQVVAAMEALATEHQWVPVNWIY
- the LOC124306132 gene encoding MAGUK p55 subfamily member 2 isoform X5; this translates as MPADDRTVAVRVVGLRRNQDEPLGLTVQVDDVGNLVIARILGGGTAARQGLLRVGEIVLEVNGKDVHTPDELQQAIHEAKENLTLKLGPGLTNDGSRPLKSTCYMRALFDYDPSEDTLLPCREIGLPFQKGDILQIVDQADPNWWQARRVEGDGLGAPGLIPSLELEERRKAFVPPEADFVHKISICGTRISKKKKRKMYQSKLNGQFDSAELLLYEEVARMPPFRRKTLALVGPRGVGRRTLKNRLINSDPDKFGTIVPYTSRPPRVLEEDGRSYWFTDRESMESDILEHRYLEHGEHGGHLYGTRLESVRELIRAGKMCVLDCSPAALKILHNSTEFMPYVIFIAAPGMEQLKSLYDLGRSTGASSRNLTFDRQSSIRFSSRRARTLESLASLYEEDDLRSTLEESAALQRAYEKYIDLVIVNEDFDQTFRQVVAAMEALATEHQWVPVNWIY